One genomic window of Candidatus Pseudobacter hemicellulosilyticus includes the following:
- a CDS encoding heavy metal translocating P-type ATPase metal-binding domain-containing protein, producing MGVVKSREQLTCYHCGEQCQTSSIQAAEKQFCCEGCRMVYQLLNQNGLCDYYSLNDKPGINQRQTTRKDKFNFLEDTTIQQKLIHFSSEERMHVTFYLPAIHCSSCLYLLENLHKIDPGILSARVNFTRKEVDIAFDHRKISLRRVAELLTSIGYEPYISLNDLQQYKPRPKKTMVYQLGIAGFCFANIMLLSFPEYLGLEGQELQLQGAFRILNFILALPVFFYCALPFFNSGWKGLRAGYLNIDAPIALAVLVTYARSVYEVVSGTGAGYFDSMSGIVFFMLAGRVLQDKTYEQLSFDRDFTAYFPIAVSVVKDRLKVPTPLPELKTGDTLLIHNDELIPCDGILTRGKAFIDYSFVTGESMPVRKEMGEIVYAGGRQTGGNIEVLVVREVSQSYLTRLWSKDELKGKKDSVRHPFTDLISRYFTYIVLTIAFLGALYWWDADASKVWNVVTAVLIVACPCALLLSTTFTNGNILRILGRNGFYLRNAQTIENIAGVDHIIFDKTGTLTTTSQQEIEYNGVPLSALQQHAAAAISAQSNHPLSKAVAQFFNYTGQAEVTDFRELTGQGVQGYAFGQQVSLGSRQFVSGKEGQDTGTRVFVAFGGKLFGYFSIRNQYRQAAPPLVRVLSQRYGLSVASGDNASSRPQLEALFNKNATLLFEQKPADKLHYVQELQEQGQTVMMIGDGLNDAGALQQSDVGIAIAEDSNNFTPASDAILEASQLSNLPKFIRLCKVNKRIVLTSFVVSILYNLVGLFFAVQGMLSPLVAAILMPASSLSILLITFGSSNLVARWWKL from the coding sequence ATGGGCGTAGTGAAATCCCGTGAGCAACTGACCTGTTACCACTGCGGGGAGCAGTGCCAGACCAGCAGCATCCAGGCCGCAGAGAAGCAATTCTGCTGCGAAGGGTGCCGGATGGTGTACCAGCTGCTCAACCAGAACGGGCTTTGCGACTACTACTCCCTGAATGATAAGCCCGGCATCAATCAACGACAAACAACACGGAAAGATAAATTCAATTTCCTTGAAGATACTACCATTCAGCAGAAGCTGATCCACTTCAGCAGTGAAGAGCGCATGCATGTCACTTTCTATCTGCCTGCCATTCATTGCAGTTCCTGCCTCTACCTGTTGGAAAACCTCCACAAAATTGACCCTGGCATCCTATCGGCCAGGGTCAATTTTACTCGTAAAGAAGTGGATATTGCTTTTGACCACCGGAAGATCTCTTTACGGCGCGTGGCCGAACTGCTGACCAGCATCGGCTATGAGCCCTATATCAGCCTGAACGACCTCCAACAATATAAGCCCCGTCCCAAAAAGACGATGGTATACCAGCTGGGTATTGCTGGTTTCTGCTTCGCCAATATCATGCTGCTCAGTTTCCCGGAGTACCTGGGACTGGAAGGCCAGGAGCTGCAGCTGCAGGGTGCTTTCCGCATCCTCAACTTCATCCTGGCGCTGCCCGTTTTCTTTTACTGCGCACTGCCTTTCTTCAACTCGGGTTGGAAAGGCTTACGCGCAGGGTACCTGAACATTGACGCGCCTATTGCGCTGGCTGTCCTGGTCACCTATGCGCGCAGTGTGTATGAAGTGGTCTCCGGCACCGGCGCTGGCTATTTTGATTCCATGTCGGGCATCGTATTCTTTATGCTGGCAGGGCGTGTCCTGCAGGATAAAACCTATGAACAACTCTCCTTCGACCGGGATTTCACCGCGTACTTTCCGATAGCGGTGAGCGTGGTGAAAGACCGGTTAAAAGTTCCTACGCCCCTGCCTGAGCTGAAAACAGGGGATACCCTCCTGATCCATAATGACGAGCTGATCCCCTGTGATGGCATCCTGACCCGGGGCAAGGCCTTTATCGACTACAGCTTTGTGACCGGCGAGTCCATGCCGGTACGCAAGGAGATGGGTGAGATCGTGTATGCCGGTGGCCGGCAGACAGGAGGTAATATTGAGGTGCTGGTGGTCCGGGAAGTATCCCAGAGCTACCTGACCCGCCTCTGGTCCAAAGATGAGCTGAAAGGCAAAAAAGATTCAGTCCGTCATCCCTTTACGGACCTGATCAGCCGCTATTTTACCTATATCGTATTAACCATCGCTTTTCTCGGCGCCCTCTACTGGTGGGATGCCGACGCTTCCAAAGTGTGGAATGTTGTGACGGCAGTGTTGATCGTGGCATGTCCCTGCGCCCTGCTGTTGTCCACCACTTTCACTAATGGCAATATCCTGAGGATCCTGGGAAGAAACGGTTTTTACCTGCGCAACGCCCAGACCATTGAAAACATAGCTGGGGTGGATCATATCATTTTCGACAAAACGGGTACTTTGACCACCACCAGTCAGCAGGAGATCGAGTATAACGGGGTACCGCTATCAGCCCTGCAGCAGCATGCTGCGGCAGCTATATCGGCACAGTCCAACCACCCGCTGAGCAAAGCTGTAGCCCAGTTCTTCAATTACACCGGCCAGGCGGAAGTTACTGACTTCCGTGAGCTCACAGGCCAGGGTGTACAGGGCTATGCCTTTGGTCAGCAGGTGTCCCTGGGCTCCCGCCAGTTTGTTTCCGGCAAGGAAGGCCAGGATACCGGCACCCGCGTATTTGTAGCCTTCGGTGGCAAACTCTTCGGTTATTTCAGTATCCGCAACCAGTACCGCCAGGCGGCCCCGCCCCTGGTCCGCGTGCTGAGCCAACGCTATGGGCTGTCCGTAGCCTCCGGCGATAACGCCTCCAGCAGGCCGCAGCTGGAAGCCCTGTTCAACAAGAACGCCACCCTGCTGTTTGAACAGAAACCGGCCGATAAACTCCATTATGTCCAGGAACTGCAGGAGCAGGGCCAGACAGTGATGATGATCGGCGACGGGCTCAATGACGCCGGCGCCCTGCAGCAAAGTGATGTGGGTATCGCCATTGCAGAGGACAGCAACAATTTCACGCCGGCCAGCGATGCCATCCTGGAAGCCAGTCAGCTGTCCAATCTGCCCAAATTCATCCGCCTTTGCAAGGTCAACAAAAGGATTGTACTGACCAGCTTTGTAGTCAGCATCCTCTATAACCTGGTAGGCCTGTTCTTTGCCGTACAGGGCATGCTTTCCCCGCTGGTGGCCGCTATCCTGATGCCCGCCAGCAGCCTGAGCATCCTCCTAATCACCTTCGGCTCCAGCAACCTGGTGGCCAGGTGGTGGAAACTGTAA
- a CDS encoding response regulator — MKRILVIDDNTEIRENTAEILLLAGFETHTAENGKKGVEQAIKEKPDLIVCDIMMPELDGYGVLHLLKKNPETEQIPFIFLTAKTERGDMRKGMEMGADDYITKPFDDIELLRAIETRLRKMDIIHAQYAPGETGANDLMKELNGSGLLVLDPEQYDSEKVARKMSLYTEGKRPKYLYYVKSGKIKTFKLHEDGKEYITNLYSAGDFIGHVALLENSSYDDTAEVLEEADVTRIPKDDFLTAVYNDMNIASKFIKLISRDVKEKEERLLYLAYDSLRKRVAKALVSIHQKFNSGSGGTQKDKPIDISREDIAQYVGTATESLIRTLSDFKSEKLIEIREGKIRILDLEKLKNLLY, encoded by the coding sequence ATGAAACGAATTTTGGTAATAGACGACAACACGGAAATCAGAGAAAACACCGCCGAGATCCTGCTTCTGGCAGGCTTTGAAACGCATACGGCGGAAAATGGGAAAAAAGGAGTAGAGCAGGCCATTAAAGAAAAGCCGGACCTCATTGTCTGCGATATCATGATGCCTGAGCTGGACGGCTATGGCGTCCTGCACCTCCTGAAAAAGAATCCCGAAACGGAGCAGATCCCCTTTATCTTCCTGACTGCCAAGACTGAACGCGGCGATATGCGCAAGGGCATGGAAATGGGGGCCGACGATTATATTACCAAGCCTTTTGATGATATTGAGCTGCTGCGGGCCATTGAGACCAGGCTCCGCAAAATGGATATTATCCATGCTCAGTACGCTCCCGGTGAAACCGGCGCCAACGACCTTATGAAAGAGCTGAACGGCTCCGGTCTGCTGGTCCTGGACCCCGAACAATATGATTCCGAAAAAGTGGCCCGTAAAATGAGCCTCTATACGGAAGGCAAAAGACCCAAATACCTCTACTACGTCAAAAGCGGCAAGATCAAGACCTTCAAGCTGCATGAGGATGGAAAGGAATATATCACCAACCTGTACAGCGCCGGCGATTTCATTGGCCACGTGGCCCTGCTGGAGAACAGCAGCTATGATGATACTGCTGAAGTGCTGGAAGAAGCAGATGTCACCCGCATCCCCAAGGATGATTTCCTGACAGCGGTCTACAATGACATGAACATTGCTTCCAAATTCATTAAACTCATTTCAAGGGACGTAAAAGAGAAAGAAGAGCGCCTGCTCTACCTGGCCTATGATTCCCTGCGTAAACGCGTAGCCAAAGCACTGGTCAGCATCCACCAGAAATTCAATAGCGGCAGTGGCGGTACCCAGAAGGATAAGCCCATTGATATTTCCCGGGAAGATATTGCTCAATACGTAGGTACGGCCACAGAATCACTGATCAGGACCCTGAGTGATTTCAAATCGGAGAAACTGATCGAGATCCGCGAAGGCAAGATCAGGATCCTCGACCTGGAAAAACTGAAGAACCTGCTTTACTGA
- a CDS encoding cation-translocating P-type ATPase codes for MNWHQLDTQKVIQETGSSDKGLSASTAQQLLAENGPNELVQKKKKPAWLLFLHQFTDFMIIILLAAAVIAGVAGDLADTIIILVIVLLNAVLGFVQEYRAEKAMEALRKMAAPEAAVLRDGQRTSIPAAELVPGDLVLLEAGVLVPADLRLLESHSLRIEESSLTGESAPVDKDPSPIDEEDLPLGDRLNMAYKSTQVANGRGSGIVIATGMKTEIGKIAGMLQGEDPQTPLRLRLADFGKKITWLVIGICVLLFGVGLLRGEEPVNMLLVAISLAVAAIPEALPALITIALARGARRLVKQNVLIRKLPAVETLGSVSYICSDKTGTLTRNKMTVTGIVPFTEDPLDGQQLSLLEASMVLNQDAVKKKEGGWTGDPTEIALIEYIHGQHDEQAAEKTGREFPRVGELPFDSDRKRMTTIHQQGDRYLVIVKGATEALLDILQDQGATEKIKQETDRLAKEGNRVLAYGYRYLDQLPSELSVDDIEKELQFSGLAGMIDPPREGVKEAIAECKKAGIRTVMITGDHPTTAAAIAREIGILEEKDIVMSGRELGKLSPEELGGKVEQIAVYARVSPEQKLNIVKALQGQDHFVAMTGDGVNDAPSLRTANIGIAMGITGTDVSKEAAHMILLDDKFTTIVGAVKEGRRIYDNIRKFVKYIMTCNSAEIWTIFFAPLLGLPVPLLPVHILWINLVTDGLPGLTLSSEQADKDIMQRKPRRTNESLFAGGLGYHIIWVGILMAALTLGTQAWAIHIGDAHWQTMVFTVLSLAQLGHVLAIRSDTEFIYKKGFLSNKPLIGSLVLTFGLQLGVIYLPFANDIFHTQPLTGMELLACVGVAAFLFHAVEFEKLVRRWIAKK; via the coding sequence ATGAACTGGCATCAGCTTGACACCCAGAAAGTAATCCAGGAGACAGGCTCTTCAGACAAAGGGCTCAGCGCATCCACTGCACAGCAACTGCTGGCCGAAAACGGCCCCAATGAGCTGGTGCAAAAAAAGAAGAAACCCGCCTGGCTGCTCTTTCTCCACCAGTTCACTGATTTCATGATCATTATCCTCCTGGCCGCCGCCGTTATTGCCGGCGTGGCCGGCGATCTGGCAGATACCATCATCATCCTGGTCATTGTGCTGCTCAATGCCGTCCTGGGTTTTGTGCAGGAATACCGTGCTGAAAAAGCTATGGAAGCCCTCCGTAAAATGGCCGCCCCCGAAGCCGCCGTCCTGCGCGATGGCCAGCGCACCAGTATCCCCGCTGCAGAACTGGTGCCCGGCGACCTGGTCCTGCTGGAAGCCGGCGTCCTGGTGCCTGCCGACCTCCGGCTCCTGGAATCCCACTCGCTCCGCATTGAGGAATCCTCGCTGACCGGGGAATCCGCGCCCGTTGATAAGGACCCTTCACCCATTGATGAGGAAGATCTTCCCCTGGGGGACCGCCTCAATATGGCCTATAAAAGCACGCAGGTGGCCAATGGCCGGGGCTCCGGCATCGTCATCGCCACCGGCATGAAAACAGAGATCGGCAAAATTGCCGGTATGCTCCAGGGGGAAGATCCGCAGACACCCTTACGCCTTCGCCTGGCCGATTTTGGCAAGAAGATCACCTGGCTGGTCATCGGTATCTGCGTACTGCTTTTCGGCGTTGGCCTCCTGCGCGGCGAAGAGCCTGTCAATATGCTGCTGGTGGCCATCTCGCTGGCCGTAGCCGCCATCCCCGAAGCATTGCCTGCCCTGATCACCATTGCCCTTGCCCGCGGCGCCCGCCGGCTGGTCAAACAAAATGTCCTGATCCGCAAACTGCCCGCCGTAGAGACCCTGGGCTCCGTTTCCTATATCTGTTCTGATAAGACAGGCACCCTGACCCGTAACAAAATGACCGTTACCGGCATTGTTCCTTTCACCGAAGATCCACTGGATGGCCAGCAGCTCTCCCTCCTGGAAGCCAGCATGGTCCTTAACCAGGACGCAGTGAAAAAGAAAGAAGGTGGCTGGACCGGAGATCCTACTGAAATAGCCCTCATTGAATATATCCACGGGCAGCACGATGAACAGGCCGCAGAAAAGACCGGGCGAGAATTTCCCCGGGTGGGTGAGCTGCCCTTTGACTCCGACCGCAAAAGGATGACCACCATCCACCAGCAGGGCGACCGCTACCTGGTGATTGTGAAAGGCGCCACTGAAGCCCTGCTGGATATCCTCCAGGACCAGGGAGCCACAGAAAAGATCAAACAGGAAACCGACCGGCTGGCAAAAGAAGGCAACCGCGTGCTGGCCTATGGCTACCGGTACCTGGACCAGCTGCCTTCCGAACTGAGCGTTGACGATATTGAAAAAGAGCTGCAGTTCAGCGGGCTGGCCGGTATGATCGATCCGCCGCGGGAGGGCGTCAAAGAAGCTATTGCCGAATGTAAAAAAGCCGGTATCCGTACCGTGATGATCACGGGTGATCACCCCACCACGGCGGCGGCCATTGCCCGCGAGATCGGCATCCTGGAAGAAAAGGATATTGTAATGAGCGGCCGTGAGCTGGGCAAGCTCAGTCCCGAAGAACTGGGGGGAAAAGTAGAACAGATAGCCGTTTACGCCCGGGTATCGCCCGAGCAGAAACTCAATATCGTAAAAGCCCTGCAGGGCCAGGATCATTTTGTGGCCATGACCGGCGACGGGGTCAATGATGCGCCCTCGCTGCGCACCGCCAATATCGGCATCGCCATGGGCATTACGGGAACGGATGTAAGTAAGGAAGCCGCTCATATGATCCTGCTGGATGATAAGTTCACCACCATTGTGGGCGCGGTGAAAGAAGGCCGGCGGATCTACGACAATATCCGCAAGTTTGTGAAGTATATCATGACCTGCAACAGCGCCGAGATCTGGACCATCTTCTTTGCGCCCCTGCTGGGCCTCCCTGTGCCCCTGCTGCCCGTGCATATCCTCTGGATCAACCTGGTGACGGATGGCCTGCCCGGCCTTACCCTGTCATCGGAACAGGCCGATAAGGACATTATGCAAAGGAAGCCGCGCAGGACCAATGAAAGCCTCTTTGCCGGCGGACTGGGCTATCATATCATCTGGGTAGGCATCCTGATGGCAGCCCTCACCCTGGGCACCCAGGCCTGGGCCATCCATATCGGTGATGCACACTGGCAGACCATGGTGTTCACCGTGCTGTCGCTGGCGCAATTAGGCCATGTGCTGGCCATCCGGAGCGATACAGAATTTATTTATAAGAAAGGATTTCTCTCCAACAAACCACTGATAGGCTCGCTGGTACTGACCTTCGGGCTGCAGCTGGGTGTTATCTACCTGCCCTTTGCAAATGATATTTTCCATACCCAGCCGCTGACGGGCATGGAGCTGCTGGCCTGTGTAGGCGTGGCTGCATTCCTGTTCCATGCTGTGGAGTTTGAAAAGCTGGTGCGGCGCTGGATCGCGAAAAAATAA
- a CDS encoding DUF3667 domain-containing protein gives MSHGKERHEKICLNCHADLVGRYCHVCGQENIEPKETVWGIISHFFNDITHFDGKFFTTVKELIGKPGILPREYIHGRRVRYLHPIRMYVFTSAIFFLLFFSIANIKDLDIGHAQKEMAKANLAVNWDSIQVDALKDAHTSRDSSDIIDGLKTIRSMSGKGMKFLERDSAKDRKRWQEDSADTWKPEGEAAGSDSSYETTKKWDVLNKLERYTSRAAYDSAQQALPEGSRDGWIERRLVYRDIDIREQYGNDKEAIIKAVVDKFVHSFPAMLFISLPLFALFLKLLYVRRKQFYYVDHGIFLIYLYIFTFIFLLVIMSLGYWRQHTDNSFLSTTIGWIEFLLCLAGIYYAYKSMRVFYGQGRGKTLLKFFLFNVLAGISLLLLFGGLSILTVFRI, from the coding sequence GTGTCCCACGGAAAAGAACGTCATGAGAAAATCTGTCTGAACTGTCATGCGGACCTGGTAGGCCGTTATTGTCATGTTTGCGGGCAGGAAAACATTGAACCCAAAGAAACCGTCTGGGGGATCATATCCCACTTCTTCAATGATATTACCCATTTTGACGGTAAGTTTTTCACCACTGTAAAAGAACTGATCGGGAAGCCCGGTATATTGCCCAGGGAGTATATCCATGGGCGGCGCGTCCGCTACCTGCATCCTATCCGGATGTATGTGTTCACATCGGCTATTTTCTTCCTGCTCTTTTTCTCCATTGCAAATATCAAGGACCTGGATATCGGCCATGCCCAAAAGGAGATGGCAAAGGCTAACCTGGCTGTCAACTGGGATTCAATCCAGGTGGACGCCCTGAAGGATGCGCATACGTCCCGGGATTCTTCCGATATCATTGACGGGCTGAAAACCATCCGATCCATGAGCGGTAAGGGTATGAAGTTCCTGGAGCGGGATTCGGCGAAAGACAGAAAGCGTTGGCAGGAAGACAGTGCAGATACCTGGAAACCGGAGGGGGAAGCTGCCGGCAGCGATAGCAGCTATGAAACTACTAAGAAATGGGATGTGCTGAACAAGCTGGAGCGGTATACTTCCCGCGCCGCCTACGATTCCGCACAGCAGGCCCTTCCGGAAGGCAGTCGGGACGGCTGGATCGAACGCCGGCTGGTATACCGGGATATTGACATCAGGGAACAGTATGGGAATGATAAGGAAGCGATAATCAAGGCGGTGGTAGACAAGTTTGTGCATAGTTTCCCGGCCATGCTGTTCATCTCACTGCCCCTGTTTGCGCTTTTCCTCAAACTGCTGTATGTCCGGCGTAAACAATTCTACTATGTGGATCATGGGATCTTCCTGATCTACCTCTATATCTTCACCTTTATCTTCCTGCTGGTGATTATGAGCCTGGGCTATTGGCGGCAGCATACGGACAATTCTTTCCTGTCCACCACTATTGGCTGGATCGAGTTCCTGCTTTGCCTGGCCGGCATCTATTATGCCTACAAGTCCATGCGGGTCTTTTATGGACAGGGGCGGGGCAAAACCCTGCTCAAGTTTTTCCTGTTCAATGTCCTGGCCGGTATTTCCCTGCTGCTGTTATTTGGCGGGTTGTCCATATTGACCGTATTTCGCATCTAA
- the mazG gene encoding nucleoside triphosphate pyrophosphohydrolase, with product MQQEQAGAAFMRLVAIMDELREKCPWDRKQTIQTLRPLTIEETYELADAITENDWKGVKEEIGDLFLHMVFYAKIGAEQGQFTLEEALQGVSDKLVSRHPHIYGDVQVKDDEEVKQNWEKLKLKEGKKSVLAGVPQSLPAVVKATRLQEKAKQVGFEWDNREQVWDKVEEETAELKEALASQDPIKIEEEFGDLLFSLVNYARFLQIDAENALEKTNKKFMSRFNRMEAQAKEEGKDLADMTLAEMDAIWDKIKKQNPGI from the coding sequence ATGCAACAAGAACAGGCAGGAGCAGCCTTTATGCGCCTGGTAGCCATTATGGACGAACTCCGGGAGAAATGCCCCTGGGACAGGAAACAGACCATCCAGACCCTCCGCCCGCTGACCATTGAGGAAACCTATGAACTGGCGGACGCTATTACGGAGAACGACTGGAAAGGTGTGAAGGAAGAGATCGGCGATCTGTTCCTGCATATGGTGTTCTATGCCAAAATAGGGGCCGAACAGGGCCAGTTCACCCTGGAAGAAGCCCTGCAAGGCGTATCCGATAAACTGGTATCCCGCCACCCGCATATCTATGGCGATGTCCAGGTGAAGGACGATGAAGAAGTAAAACAGAACTGGGAGAAATTAAAACTCAAAGAAGGGAAGAAGTCGGTCCTGGCCGGCGTTCCGCAGTCCCTGCCCGCCGTGGTCAAAGCCACCCGCCTCCAGGAAAAGGCCAAACAGGTAGGTTTTGAATGGGATAACCGGGAGCAGGTATGGGATAAAGTGGAAGAAGAGACGGCCGAGCTGAAAGAGGCCCTGGCCAGCCAGGATCCCATTAAAATTGAGGAGGAGTTCGGTGATCTGCTGTTCTCCCTGGTCAATTATGCACGGTTTTTGCAGATAGATGCCGAAAATGCGCTGGAAAAGACCAATAAGAAGTTCATGAGCCGCTTCAACCGGATGGAAGCACAGGCAAAGGAAGAAGGGAAGGACCTGGCGGATATGACCCTGGCCGAGATGGACGCTATTTGGGACAAGATCAAAAAACAAAACCCCGGCATTTGA